From the genome of Devriesea agamarum, one region includes:
- a CDS encoding malate dehydrogenase, translating into MTPTHRAADHAGGFDRPRTITVTGASGRIGYSLLSHLALGAVHGGDVPIRLNLLEIPAAQRAAEGIAMELSDLASPVLSDIQVFTDPEEALRDTDLVMCVGSRPRGPGMERRDLLEANGAIFRDLGRALSAARPDVRVVVVGNPANTNALVLAAHAPHLAPSQVTALMRLDHQRTVARLAEAVGVLPGEVDGVVVWGNHSASQVPDISHATIGAQPARDLVDAHWAHTELRVDVAQRGATIIDALGASSAASAAHAVVLHCRDWVRGTASTTSVALPSQGWYGVPEGVVFSAPARSVNGSWEVATELVPDPELSEAFADTLQEVLDEREAIKSLGLLS; encoded by the coding sequence ATGACCCCGACCCACAGGGCAGCTGACCACGCAGGTGGTTTCGACCGCCCCCGCACGATCACAGTGACAGGGGCCAGCGGACGCATCGGCTATTCGTTGTTGTCGCACCTCGCGCTCGGTGCTGTGCACGGCGGTGATGTGCCGATTCGCTTGAATCTTTTGGAGATCCCTGCCGCGCAGCGGGCTGCCGAGGGGATTGCCATGGAGCTGAGCGATCTGGCATCGCCGGTGCTGTCAGACATTCAGGTGTTCACTGATCCTGAAGAGGCTCTGCGCGATACCGATCTGGTGATGTGCGTGGGGTCTCGTCCGCGCGGACCGGGTATGGAGCGTCGGGATCTGCTTGAGGCTAATGGCGCGATTTTCCGCGACCTAGGACGGGCTCTTTCGGCGGCGCGCCCGGATGTGCGGGTGGTTGTGGTGGGCAATCCGGCAAACACCAATGCTCTGGTGCTCGCGGCACATGCGCCGCATTTAGCTCCGTCGCAGGTCACCGCTCTCATGCGGCTGGACCATCAGCGCACCGTAGCTCGCCTCGCTGAAGCTGTTGGCGTTCTTCCAGGTGAGGTCGACGGGGTGGTGGTCTGGGGCAACCATTCCGCATCGCAGGTTCCCGATATTTCTCATGCCACTATTGGCGCGCAGCCCGCTCGGGATCTCGTGGATGCCCATTGGGCCCACACTGAACTGCGCGTGGACGTTGCGCAGCGGGGTGCCACCATCATCGACGCACTGGGCGCTTCGTCGGCTGCGTCCGCTGCGCACGCGGTGGTGTTGCACTGCCGGGATTGGGTTCGCGGTACGGCGAGCACGACCAGCGTCGCCCTTCCATCCCAGGGCTGGTATGGCGTACCCGAGGGGGTTGTGTTCTCTGCACCAGCCCGTTCGGTCAACGGATCTTGGGAGGTGGCCACGGAGTTGGTGCCCGATCCTGAGCTATCTGAGGCCTTTGCGGACACGCTTCAGGAGGTTCTGGATGAGCGGGAGGCGATCAAAAGTCTCGGGTTGCTTTCGTAG
- the aspA gene encoding aspartate ammonia-lyase: MSNLRTEHDLLGDREVPDDVYYGIQTLRARENFRITDVPLSHFPHLIRALALVKLAAARANQQLGVLETAQAEAIEQACQEIAGGALHDQFVVDVIQGGAGTSTNMNANEVIANRALEILGHRKGEYEYLHPNNHVNLGQSTNDVYPTAVRLAILLSFPALAEAMDTLIADLRAKGQEFSDVLKVGRTQMQDAVPMTLGQEFRGFATTIHEDVERLTRTARLFHEINMGATAIGTGITTDPRYAPAVVAELRKETGIDFVLADDLVEATSDTGAFVTFSGVLKRIAVKISKICNDLRLLSSGPRTGLNEINLPATQPGSSIMPGKVNPVIPEVVNQVAFEVIGNDLTVTFAAEAGQLQLNAFEPVIAFNILESTRVMTRAMRTLSERCVRGITANRDVLANYLHSSIGVVTALVPVIGYSKASEIAERALETGRPVADLVIEAGLLDRAHLDSLLSPARMTAPYRPTETGTIPVLDVPLTDSGEIASPATMEASHDPDPQGS, from the coding sequence ATGAGTAATCTGCGCACCGAGCACGACCTGCTTGGCGACCGCGAAGTCCCGGACGACGTCTACTACGGCATTCAAACCCTTCGGGCCCGGGAGAATTTCCGCATCACCGATGTTCCTCTGTCGCACTTTCCGCATCTGATTCGGGCGCTGGCCCTGGTCAAGCTCGCTGCTGCCCGCGCCAACCAGCAGCTTGGCGTGCTCGAAACCGCACAGGCTGAAGCCATCGAACAGGCGTGTCAAGAGATTGCAGGCGGCGCTTTGCACGACCAGTTTGTGGTCGATGTGATCCAAGGTGGCGCTGGCACCAGCACGAATATGAATGCCAACGAGGTGATCGCGAATCGGGCGCTGGAGATACTCGGGCATCGCAAAGGTGAGTACGAATATCTGCATCCCAATAACCATGTGAATTTGGGACAGTCGACCAACGATGTGTACCCGACTGCGGTGCGGCTAGCTATTTTGTTGTCGTTCCCTGCGCTCGCCGAGGCGATGGACACCCTGATCGCTGATTTGCGTGCCAAGGGGCAGGAGTTTTCCGATGTGCTGAAAGTGGGCCGCACCCAGATGCAGGATGCGGTTCCGATGACTCTCGGGCAAGAGTTCCGCGGTTTTGCCACCACTATCCATGAGGATGTGGAACGGCTGACCCGGACCGCACGGTTGTTCCATGAAATCAATATGGGTGCCACGGCGATTGGCACCGGGATTACTACCGATCCTCGCTACGCCCCGGCAGTGGTCGCGGAGCTGAGGAAGGAAACCGGGATCGACTTTGTGCTCGCGGATGACCTGGTGGAGGCGACGAGTGACACCGGCGCGTTCGTCACGTTCTCTGGGGTGCTCAAGCGCATTGCGGTCAAAATTTCAAAGATCTGCAATGATCTTCGTTTGCTGTCGTCTGGCCCGCGCACCGGGTTGAACGAGATTAACCTTCCGGCTACTCAGCCGGGCAGCTCGATTATGCCGGGCAAGGTCAACCCGGTGATTCCCGAGGTCGTAAACCAGGTGGCGTTCGAGGTGATTGGCAATGACCTCACGGTCACGTTCGCAGCGGAGGCTGGGCAGTTACAACTGAATGCTTTTGAACCGGTTATCGCATTCAACATTTTGGAATCGACCCGGGTGATGACCCGGGCAATGCGTACACTTTCTGAACGGTGTGTGCGGGGTATTACCGCCAACCGCGATGTGCTTGCGAACTATTTGCATTCGTCTATCGGTGTGGTGACCGCGCTGGTTCCAGTGATCGGATACTCCAAAGCATCCGAGATCGCTGAACGGGCATTGGAAACCGGTCGGCCCGTTGCCGATCTGGTCATTGAAGCGGGGCTTTTAGATCGTGCCCATCTGGATTCGCTGTTGTCTCCTGCCCGTATGACCGCTCCGTACCGCCCGACCGAAACCGGCACTATTCCGGTGCTGGATGTTCCATTGACCGATTCCGGCGAAATCGCCTCGCCAGCCACGATGGAGGCCTCTCATGACCCCGACCCACAGGGCAGCTGA
- a CDS encoding FAD-dependent oxidoreductase, which produces MTSSAHTSVLVIGASVSGLAFAAHLLRTSPHVRVTVIDAADAENFAADPRSVTKDLLLQPLPNPQRMATSQSLADAPRSVQSPSLLAGRAAYSAQSAPQITDAILSPTAHTPPSLMEQFQLSAEYAQQGRLRLHPKTRALGLHLPSSATPPSSTGGKNRATEPIQVIVDDGGDGSGQRIMSASWVVIATGAVARTPISDHRTTRGDRLSLRWPSDANRLRAQWAEDAASAGRGVLIHGGGWIGLETASAARHHGVPATIVTRRMPLLASHLGALGAIPTSWALDSGVKIQLSTHEDTETSPQPTVWAIGTHPATAWLADTDIALTPHVATDSLQRVLDGNGQVLAHGRVLAIGDAAQWCAGRWNRAVASGQAGADLLAAAEAERKAAEEKRKEVEGNETCEPMSMGDTVGHHHSSHGQSNRTAEPHASEPGTLPVAAALPAFTTLFGREIQVFTAGHDDNVQRIGAVVVRGRNAAQWIGADKTRDFPGDVALAARECAPSPGDPLTAIGLIAIGGGWALGPVLAADAPKDTSAVRSTLRRWTSQSPLFVDPQKLIDPAITLKRGLA; this is translated from the coding sequence GTGACTTCTTCCGCCCACACGTCTGTTCTGGTGATCGGGGCATCCGTTTCAGGGCTCGCCTTCGCTGCTCACCTCCTGCGCACATCACCTCACGTCAGGGTGACAGTCATTGACGCTGCTGATGCCGAGAACTTCGCCGCGGATCCGAGATCGGTGACCAAAGATCTCTTGCTCCAACCGCTTCCCAACCCACAAAGGATGGCAACTTCTCAGTCGTTAGCTGACGCTCCCCGTTCGGTGCAGAGCCCGTCTCTTTTAGCGGGGCGAGCGGCCTATTCAGCGCAGAGCGCGCCGCAGATAACGGACGCAATTCTCTCCCCGACGGCTCACACTCCCCCGTCGCTCATGGAACAGTTCCAGCTCAGCGCCGAGTATGCCCAGCAGGGCCGCCTGAGGCTGCACCCGAAGACGCGGGCGCTTGGTCTGCATCTGCCTTCTTCTGCCACACCACCCTCGTCAACCGGCGGGAAGAATCGAGCGACCGAGCCCATCCAGGTGATCGTCGATGACGGCGGGGATGGTTCAGGGCAGAGAATTATGTCGGCGTCGTGGGTAGTGATTGCCACGGGAGCTGTTGCACGCACTCCGATCAGTGATCACCGCACAACTCGGGGGGATCGCCTTTCGCTTCGGTGGCCGTCGGATGCCAATCGGTTGCGCGCGCAATGGGCTGAGGATGCCGCATCTGCTGGGCGAGGAGTGCTCATCCATGGCGGCGGATGGATCGGCCTCGAAACCGCTTCCGCCGCGCGTCACCACGGCGTACCGGCCACCATTGTGACCCGGCGGATGCCGTTGCTCGCCTCCCATCTTGGCGCGCTCGGGGCTATTCCCACCTCCTGGGCGCTCGACTCTGGAGTGAAAATCCAACTGTCTACGCATGAGGACACCGAAACGTCCCCGCAACCCACGGTGTGGGCCATTGGAACTCATCCAGCGACCGCATGGCTAGCGGACACCGATATCGCACTCACCCCGCATGTGGCGACCGATTCCCTGCAGCGGGTGCTTGACGGTAACGGTCAGGTCCTCGCACACGGGCGCGTGCTCGCGATTGGGGACGCTGCGCAGTGGTGCGCAGGGCGCTGGAACCGGGCGGTCGCCTCAGGGCAGGCTGGTGCCGATCTGCTCGCTGCGGCGGAAGCGGAGAGGAAAGCGGCAGAGGAGAAGAGAAAAGAGGTGGAGGGGAACGAGACCTGTGAGCCAATGTCTATGGGCGACACCGTCGGACATCACCACAGCTCACATGGGCAATCTAACCGCACCGCAGAGCCTCACGCCTCCGAGCCGGGCACGCTCCCGGTTGCCGCTGCTCTCCCGGCATTCACCACGCTGTTCGGCCGAGAGATTCAGGTTTTCACCGCCGGTCACGACGACAATGTGCAACGGATAGGCGCGGTGGTGGTGCGCGGGCGCAATGCCGCCCAATGGATAGGCGCCGACAAGACTCGTGATTTCCCCGGTGACGTGGCCCTAGCGGCCCGCGAATGTGCCCCATCACCGGGTGATCCGCTCACCGCCATTGGGCTGATTGCTATCGGTGGCGGGTGGGCACTCGGACCCGTTTTAGCGGCGGATGCACCCAAAGACACTTCGGCGGTGCGCTCTACGCTGCGCCGATGGACATCGCAGAGCCCGCTCTTTGTTGACCCCCAAAAGTTGATCGACCCAGCCATCACACTTAAACGCGGGTTAGCATGA
- a CDS encoding DUF3017 domain-containing protein: MTSRRDPFTLRAAIQRQLVLVVALPLAFLIIVFGAFGFAAEAGIALAVLLGALAVLRAVLPIGWVGALAVRTRAVDVAVLTTFAVALVLLALSAPNL, from the coding sequence GTGACATCACGACGGGATCCCTTCACACTGCGCGCGGCTATTCAGCGTCAGCTTGTGCTCGTCGTCGCCCTGCCGCTGGCATTTTTGATCATCGTGTTCGGTGCATTCGGATTCGCAGCGGAGGCCGGGATTGCACTCGCCGTGCTGCTAGGAGCGCTCGCCGTGCTGCGGGCGGTTTTGCCTATCGGCTGGGTCGGGGCGCTTGCCGTGCGGACGCGGGCCGTAGACGTCGCAGTCTTGACAACGTTTGCTGTGGCACTGGTTTTGCTCGCTCTGTCAGCACCAAACCTCTGA
- a CDS encoding carbonic anhydrase, with amino-acid sequence MPHRIAASHPGPHRALKALLDGNQRFAEDAAVRMNQHPGRRDELLAGQEPFAAVLGCSDSRVPVEIAFDHGLGDLFVIRNAGQVVGDSSLASIEFAVAVLHVPLVFVLGHEGCGALAATRAVMAGAPRPPGRIGTLTDRIRPHLEQPGEPIVEPAAAIPDIDQHVRATMLSIAQSSSIVSKTAQRHQLLIAGGVYQLNDGRVRLVSPPTGDIFAQVDAT; translated from the coding sequence GTGCCGCATCGGATTGCCGCCTCCCATCCCGGACCTCATCGCGCACTGAAAGCGCTGCTCGACGGGAACCAACGCTTTGCCGAGGACGCAGCGGTCCGCATGAACCAGCATCCAGGCCGTCGCGATGAGCTTTTGGCCGGGCAGGAGCCGTTCGCCGCAGTGCTCGGATGCTCAGATTCGCGAGTTCCTGTGGAAATCGCGTTTGACCACGGGCTCGGCGATCTATTCGTCATCCGCAACGCGGGCCAGGTGGTCGGGGATTCATCGCTTGCGTCCATTGAGTTCGCCGTCGCGGTGTTGCATGTGCCCCTGGTGTTTGTGCTCGGTCATGAAGGGTGCGGGGCACTCGCCGCAACTCGGGCCGTGATGGCTGGTGCGCCGCGACCACCTGGGCGCATCGGAACCTTGACCGACCGCATCAGGCCTCATCTGGAACAACCCGGCGAACCGATCGTGGAACCAGCCGCGGCTATTCCCGATATTGACCAGCATGTTCGGGCCACAATGCTGAGCATCGCACAGTCATCGTCAATCGTGTCTAAGACGGCACAGCGGCATCAGCTTCTGATCGCAGGCGGGGTGTATCAGCTCAATGACGGACGCGTACGTCTCGTGTCACCACCAACCGGTGACATATTTGCGCAGGTCGACGCGACCTAG
- a CDS encoding threonine/serine exporter family protein, producing MNSESQRLHAIFNHAIRTGELMLANGASAADVTASILRIVTASGIRDVSATVTFTEISLSHLPGPYAVPFTRMRVVEARTQDFGRLDALENATQRYCTGEISLSEAVEELEAIQQRRQGYPRWLVLSAWGLMGGSAALGLGSGTLVAVAAAISAMVLTVMIEMLGSRRVPDFYIQVCGGFVATIAAIVVQFVDPGVNSSLVVISCLIVLLAGLTSIGAVQDAITGWYLTANGRILETVLLTLGLVVGVQGGILLADRFGSDISVSTSMPVTLASFTVLLIANSLIGLGYAVGTHMPARVLPAAVATSAVAGAITVGLEVAGVQRTWAAGFASCAVGLAAVIFGRRLRTPALLFVMCGVVPLVPGSVIYRGLFGLQNDPDQGMLDLLTAAGIAIALAAGAVFGQFVATALSWRIARAGSAFMPVISAPFSTVRRRRRATSMGRRWNRRQTGPSVDTMTTTKPSDLT from the coding sequence GTGAACAGCGAGAGCCAGCGACTTCACGCGATCTTCAATCATGCGATCCGGACAGGTGAGCTTATGCTCGCCAATGGAGCGTCGGCTGCTGACGTCACCGCGTCGATACTGCGTATTGTGACGGCCTCGGGGATCAGAGACGTGTCGGCCACCGTGACGTTCACGGAAATATCGCTGTCCCATCTGCCCGGGCCCTATGCGGTTCCCTTCACCCGGATGCGGGTGGTAGAGGCACGAACCCAAGATTTCGGGCGCTTAGACGCCTTGGAGAACGCTACCCAGCGCTATTGCACCGGTGAGATTTCGCTCTCAGAAGCGGTGGAAGAACTTGAGGCAATTCAGCAGCGTCGGCAGGGATACCCTCGCTGGCTAGTTTTGTCCGCGTGGGGCTTGATGGGAGGATCAGCCGCCCTGGGACTGGGCAGTGGCACCTTGGTTGCGGTCGCGGCGGCGATTTCCGCCATGGTGCTGACCGTGATGATCGAGATGCTGGGGTCACGGCGGGTTCCCGATTTTTACATTCAGGTGTGCGGTGGTTTCGTGGCCACCATCGCTGCGATTGTGGTGCAGTTCGTCGACCCGGGCGTCAACTCCTCACTGGTCGTGATTTCCTGCCTGATTGTACTGCTCGCGGGCCTGACCTCGATTGGCGCGGTGCAAGACGCCATCACCGGATGGTATCTGACTGCGAACGGACGAATCCTAGAGACGGTGTTACTCACCCTGGGATTGGTCGTCGGGGTGCAAGGCGGAATTCTGCTGGCCGACCGGTTTGGGTCGGATATCTCGGTGTCGACGTCGATGCCGGTAACCCTCGCGTCGTTCACCGTGTTGCTGATAGCGAACTCTTTGATCGGTTTGGGCTATGCGGTGGGAACTCATATGCCAGCCCGGGTCCTTCCGGCGGCGGTTGCCACGTCAGCTGTGGCGGGCGCCATCACGGTGGGTTTAGAAGTCGCCGGGGTGCAGCGAACCTGGGCGGCGGGCTTTGCATCCTGCGCGGTGGGCCTTGCCGCGGTCATATTTGGGCGCAGGCTGCGCACCCCGGCGCTGTTGTTCGTGATGTGCGGGGTGGTGCCGTTGGTGCCCGGTTCGGTGATTTACCGCGGTTTGTTCGGGCTGCAAAACGATCCTGACCAGGGAATGCTGGATCTTCTGACCGCGGCGGGGATTGCCATAGCGCTCGCCGCGGGCGCCGTTTTTGGTCAATTTGTGGCCACAGCGCTCAGTTGGCGGATAGCTCGAGCCGGTAGCGCATTCATGCCCGTGATCTCCGCGCCGTTCTCCACTGTGCGTCGTCGTCGGCGCGCAACTTCGATGGGACGACGCTGGAATCGCAGACAGACGGGACCGAGCGTGGATACGATGACGACCACCAAGCCGTCCGATCTCACGTAA
- a CDS encoding lactonase family protein: MDTLVATGCYTTATGGRGKGIGLWKLDSDALALRLLGYVEADSPSFLAWHPTLPVLYAVHETAPTQVSAFRLVGEDSDTPSLESTGTLTLSGEGGCHIVVGPRAQTVIISEYTSGMVETISLTEDGSLGDVIDVDDHHSYGRTRTPHPHQCILMPGTGDKRFLVSDLGLDRLFSYEQAGDGHIEMTGEIVLERGSGPRHVAADHESGNLYVACELDGTLVTVRRDVEHVSEAVWPRVEPTYSVVSRIPASSVSGPNAVSHIQVSQRENFVLVANRGPDSLSAFSLGGMIPEHVSEIGVGASPRHFAHVEDLVLVAAQEADRIDLVRWSRDGELEIAADPVPSPSVTCIAPKLRA; the protein is encoded by the coding sequence ATGGACACCCTTGTCGCAACCGGGTGCTACACCACCGCGACCGGAGGCCGCGGTAAAGGGATCGGCTTGTGGAAGCTCGATTCTGATGCCCTCGCGTTGAGATTGCTCGGGTACGTGGAGGCGGACTCTCCTTCGTTTTTGGCGTGGCATCCCACCCTGCCGGTTCTGTACGCGGTACACGAAACCGCTCCGACGCAGGTCAGCGCGTTCCGGCTGGTCGGAGAGGACAGCGATACGCCCAGCTTGGAATCCACAGGGACGCTGACCCTCAGCGGCGAGGGGGGCTGCCACATTGTGGTGGGTCCGCGCGCGCAGACAGTGATCATCTCTGAATACACCTCCGGAATGGTGGAGACCATTTCCCTCACGGAGGATGGTTCCCTCGGCGACGTGATCGACGTTGACGATCACCATTCCTACGGGCGTACCCGCACGCCGCACCCGCACCAGTGCATTCTGATGCCCGGCACCGGCGACAAACGGTTCCTAGTCAGCGACCTGGGACTTGACCGCCTGTTCAGTTACGAACAGGCCGGGGACGGTCACATCGAGATGACCGGTGAAATCGTCCTGGAACGGGGGAGCGGGCCGCGTCATGTCGCTGCGGACCACGAGAGTGGGAACCTGTATGTTGCATGCGAGCTGGATGGCACGCTCGTGACTGTTCGGCGTGATGTGGAGCACGTGTCGGAGGCTGTGTGGCCGCGGGTGGAACCAACCTATTCGGTGGTCTCGCGCATCCCGGCGTCCAGTGTGAGCGGCCCGAATGCTGTCTCCCACATTCAAGTGTCCCAGCGTGAAAACTTTGTGCTGGTCGCTAATCGGGGCCCGGATTCGCTCAGCGCGTTCTCGCTCGGCGGTATGATCCCCGAACATGTGAGCGAAATCGGGGTTGGAGCTTCCCCGCGCCATTTCGCGCATGTCGAGGACCTCGTGCTGGTCGCGGCCCAGGAGGCCGACCGTATTGACCTCGTCCGCTGGTCTCGTGACGGCGAGTTGGAAATCGCTGCCGACCCGGTACCCAGCCCATCTGTGACCTGTATCGCGCCCAAGCTCCGGGCGTGA
- the galK gene encoding galactokinase codes for MNTSPSPIFTEAPDRVDAAARVSDQFVEVFGYSPDGVWSAPGRVNIIGEHVDYQDGLCLPMAIEHRCFVAAARTPADVVRLRSVQSDEVFEGNFRDLAPGEVPGWAAYVAGVLWAVRPYMAGSQPGGVDILVDGYVPLGSGLSSSASLECSVVTTVDSLLSLGMSDAEKIRAAIRAETEFAGASTGGLDQSASVLCTEGHAIVLDCRDISTRSVPWDLGRQGLALLVIDTKAEHSHVDGEYVARRRDSEAAAKALGVATLREVQAADLDSLLPRIEDETVRRRARHVVTEIQRVRDFADLLNAGTVRAHVDALGALMNASHNSLRDDYEVTCKELDLAVDTARSAGAYGARMTGGGFGGSAIALVEEDKVQETAQAIADAFAAQGLRAPQFIVSIAADGAGQDR; via the coding sequence GTGAACACCAGCCCTTCTCCCATCTTTACGGAGGCCCCTGACCGCGTAGATGCCGCGGCCCGGGTGAGTGATCAGTTCGTTGAGGTGTTCGGGTACAGCCCGGACGGGGTGTGGTCGGCGCCGGGCCGCGTCAACATTATTGGAGAGCACGTCGACTATCAGGACGGCCTGTGCTTGCCGATGGCGATCGAACATCGCTGTTTTGTGGCTGCAGCCCGCACCCCCGCCGATGTGGTGCGTCTGCGCAGTGTGCAAAGCGATGAGGTCTTTGAAGGGAACTTCCGCGACCTGGCTCCGGGCGAAGTCCCGGGCTGGGCCGCCTATGTTGCCGGTGTGCTGTGGGCGGTTCGCCCCTATATGGCGGGCTCTCAGCCCGGCGGCGTGGACATCCTGGTCGATGGTTATGTTCCGCTGGGTTCGGGTTTGTCCTCCTCGGCGTCCCTGGAATGCTCAGTAGTGACCACCGTGGATTCGCTGCTCAGCCTCGGCATGAGCGACGCGGAGAAGATCCGCGCCGCTATTCGTGCGGAGACCGAATTCGCGGGCGCGTCCACGGGTGGTTTGGATCAGTCGGCGTCTGTTCTGTGTACCGAGGGGCACGCGATTGTTCTGGACTGTCGCGATATCAGCACCCGGTCGGTGCCCTGGGATCTGGGGCGGCAAGGTCTTGCGCTGCTGGTGATCGACACTAAGGCCGAGCACTCCCATGTTGACGGTGAGTATGTTGCGCGCCGCCGCGATAGTGAGGCTGCGGCTAAGGCGTTGGGTGTGGCAACTCTGCGCGAGGTCCAGGCGGCTGATCTGGACTCGCTGCTGCCTCGCATTGAGGATGAGACCGTGCGTCGTCGGGCCCGACACGTGGTTACCGAGATTCAGCGGGTCCGTGATTTCGCGGACCTATTGAACGCGGGCACGGTGCGGGCTCACGTGGACGCTCTCGGCGCCCTGATGAACGCCTCGCACAACTCTCTGCGCGACGACTACGAGGTGACCTGCAAGGAACTCGATCTGGCGGTGGACACGGCCCGCAGTGCGGGCGCTTATGGTGCCCGGATGACCGGCGGCGGGTTCGGTGGCAGCGCCATCGCTTTGGTGGAGGAGGACAAGGTCCAGGAAACTGCTCAGGCGATTGCTGACGCTTTTGCTGCGCAGGGTTTGCGTGCTCCGCAGTTCATCGTCTCGATTGCGGCTGACGGCGCCGGTCAGGACCGCTGA
- a CDS encoding adenosine deaminase: MPRDLRDLPKAHLHLHFTGSMRRDTLYELAHQHRIRLMRGLDDEDPLRLEPTARGWFRFQRHYDAARAVVRDESAMRRIVREAAQDDAQEGSGRLEIQVDPTSYAPFVGGITPALEIVLDEAAQAEKDTGVSIGVIVAASRTRHPLDARVLARLAAKHAGRVVAFGLSNDERRGVTSEFGPAFKIASRAGLALVPHGGELLGPEHIREVLNSLRPDRLGHGVRASEDPRLLDDIVQAGVALEVCPGSNVSLGVYRHENEVPLRHLVSAGARVALGADDPLLFGTRLLDQYETARRLGFTDRELADLARSSVLASRAEDEVKQRLLRGIDRWIAA, from the coding sequence GTGCCTCGTGATTTGCGGGACCTTCCCAAAGCGCATTTGCATCTGCATTTCACCGGCTCGATGCGCAGGGACACCCTGTACGAGCTTGCGCATCAGCACCGTATTCGGCTGATGCGTGGGCTCGACGATGAAGATCCCCTGCGTCTTGAGCCTACTGCCCGTGGCTGGTTTCGCTTCCAACGGCATTACGATGCCGCACGGGCGGTCGTCCGCGATGAATCCGCGATGCGACGTATTGTGCGCGAAGCCGCCCAAGATGATGCCCAAGAGGGCTCTGGGCGCCTGGAAATCCAGGTTGACCCGACCAGTTACGCGCCGTTTGTCGGCGGCATTACACCAGCCTTGGAGATCGTGCTCGATGAGGCTGCTCAGGCGGAGAAGGACACCGGGGTCAGCATCGGGGTTATCGTTGCCGCCTCCCGGACCCGTCACCCTTTAGATGCCCGGGTGCTGGCCCGCCTAGCCGCCAAACATGCGGGACGAGTGGTGGCGTTCGGCCTGTCCAACGACGAACGCCGCGGGGTGACGTCGGAGTTTGGACCCGCGTTCAAAATTGCGTCCCGAGCGGGATTGGCCCTGGTTCCTCACGGCGGAGAGCTGCTCGGTCCGGAGCATATTCGCGAAGTGCTGAATAGTTTGCGTCCTGACCGGCTCGGTCACGGGGTGCGTGCGAGCGAAGATCCCCGCCTGCTCGACGACATTGTGCAGGCTGGCGTCGCCCTCGAAGTCTGTCCAGGATCCAATGTGTCGCTCGGTGTGTACCGTCACGAGAATGAGGTCCCCCTGCGCCACCTGGTGTCAGCGGGGGCCCGGGTTGCTCTCGGCGCGGATGACCCCCTGCTGTTTGGCACTCGTTTGCTGGACCAGTATGAGACCGCGCGGCGACTCGGATTTACCGACCGGGAACTCGCAGATCTCGCCCGCTCCTCGGTGCTCGCATCGCGCGCCGAAGACGAGGTGAAACAGCGGCTCCTACGCGGAATAGATCGCTGGATAGCGGCGTAG